In the genome of Actinomadura graeca, one region contains:
- a CDS encoding DUF6412 domain-containing protein, producing MTPRGNLPEATGVGHGGLIVEKGPPVYRSLISAVLRICAVAGWAGWLVRAEWVPGQSVLLALATVTVAGLLVLAVVQVGAARRGYRAALARVRTTLRERTSRTAFLPQRDPDAAGRPRPRAPGAEMAAA from the coding sequence GTGACGCCTCGCGGGAACCTCCCGGAGGCCACGGGCGTCGGACATGGCGGACTGATCGTCGAGAAAGGCCCGCCCGTGTACCGGTCACTGATCTCCGCCGTGCTGCGGATCTGCGCAGTGGCCGGATGGGCCGGATGGCTTGTCCGGGCCGAGTGGGTGCCGGGGCAGTCCGTGCTGCTCGCACTGGCGACGGTCACGGTCGCGGGGCTGCTCGTGCTGGCGGTGGTGCAGGTCGGCGCGGCGCGGCGCGGGTACCGGGCGGCGCTCGCGCGGGTGCGCACGACGTTGCGGGAGCGGACGTCCCGCACCGCGTTCCTGCCCCAGCGCGATCCGGACGCGGCGGGCCGCCCCCGTCCGAGGGCCCCCGGAGCGGAGATGGCGGCCGCCTGA